From Mytilus edulis chromosome 9, xbMytEdul2.2, whole genome shotgun sequence, the proteins below share one genomic window:
- the LOC139489358 gene encoding CD166 antigen-like, which translates to MEVVNGINVLMNENITAATVPPTKPHSVSITGTLASFTERDNVTFICIGNVGKPPGKFIWRKRRDKNNFPVFYTNTKTNYTKLDESCSYEGMSALTITLTDKDNQAIISCAEESLMSNDAMFKYTLPIDIFFKAQTPSIMKYPNRSMYMEGIEIILLTCISNGNPSPTYLWYFNGTSIHAGSVLEIKNIRESESGQYFCNASNSFHGTLFEASHAVNISVIKNTENSGTSSTNLSGTEGNTMTK; encoded by the exons ATGGAGG TGGTGAATGGGATCAATgttttaatgaatgaaaatattaCTGCTGCTACTG TACCTCCAACAAAACCTCACAGTGTATCAATAACAGGGACTTTGGCATCATTCACAGAAAGAGACaatgtaacatttatttgtataggAAATGTAGGAAAACCACCTGGAAAGTTTATCTGGCGTAAAAGACGTGACAAAAACAATTTTCCTGTGTTCTATACAAATAcgaaaacaaattatacaaaattaGACGAATCATGTTCATATGAAGGAATGAGCGCACTGACAATAACACTAACAGACAAAGATAACCAAGCTATCATAAGTTGTGCAGAAGAATCCTTGATGTCGAATGACGCAATGTTTAAATATACACTACCAATTGATATTTTCT TCAAAGCTCAGACTCCAAGCATTATGAAATATCCTAACCGATCTATGTATATGGAAGGCATTGAAATCATACTACTGACATGTATTAGTAATGGAAACCCTTCACCGACATATCTATGGTATTTCAATGGGACTTCGATACATGCTGGAAGTGTTTTGGAAATAAAGAACATTAGGGAAAGTGAAAGTGGCCAGTACTTTTGTAATGCATCTAATTCATTCCATGGAACATTATTTGAAGCTTCTCACGCAGTGAATATCTCAGTTATAA aaaacaCAGAAAACAGTGGTACATCATCAACTAATCTATCCGGAACAGAAG